In Thalassophryne amazonica chromosome 4, fThaAma1.1, whole genome shotgun sequence, a genomic segment contains:
- the LOC117508675 gene encoding F-box only protein 40, with translation MSAEKHEHCDKCYNRCCQVPVQRSVSCLITKCNKNCGAVFHMCKEKEHQLLCPNESVPCLSAYYGCPLTMLRHRLSKHLEVCPASIVSCSQEWNRWPVADTNLTFYRNLSCNQKNEHYLDVSTALGDQELLFQSVKMKNIFPELIMNGDPADTDKAAEVKCSADGEDSSFDHSEYTENQFRMMEENELSQKERNALANNCDMESIQNYSSWEGIFKKEMEACKQTVKNLNKPANCYKSAKEEKESANETRDTQHGQAEAAAANTNGATGLAPWQDGVLDRLGREVNIGEYNMYLVHHGTMLITFGQLAACTPREKDFVYGNLEPIEVQTVRSFNVPTSYRAKRSLLRDPMHKPPTEHKTVDTTELGVSVEDLPKSDEVADTLLCCLENELKGHMISESTATDGLYKDVGTQTYNFVSAPFKANTSLADVIAGKPQHLYINIETESVTRRHNKTSSAFTYLCGHVFRRDEYCTHFKNVHLDIQASLNGWFQQRCPLAYLGCTFAQNRFHPTRHQAAINYCRDLRTFVLHPVVPSSLCESGKIISPYRKTASDLDPLSSFPLEILQHIATYLDSFTLSQLSQVSHLMREVCATLLHERGMVSLSWDKKTYSNGGTSWKCQKKVWEFSSLFSPVDSWSFSNNPSMSDHLKSCSFYQREERSEPVALTCLWEARDKHGHVQQ, from the exons ATGTCAGCAGAGAAGCATGAGCACTGTGACAAGTGTTACAACCGCTGCTGTCAAGTCCCAGTGCAGCGCTCTGTCTCGTGTTTGATCACAAAATGCAATAAAAACTGTGGTGCCGTCTTCCACATGTGCAAAGAAAAGGAACACCAGCTTCTCTGTCCCAATGAGTCTGTCCCCTGTCTCAGCGCATACTATGGTTGTCCTCTTACCATGCTGCGTCACAGGCTTTCCAAACACCTAGAAGTCTGTCCTGCCAGCATTGTCAGCTGTTCTCAGGAATGGAACCGCTGGCCTGTAGCTGACACAAATTTGACCTTCTACAGAAACCTGTCATGTAACCAAAAAAATGAACATTACCTGGATGTTTCCACAGCTCTTGGGGACCAAGAGCTGCTCTTTCAGTCAGTCAAAATGAAGAATATTTTTCCTGAGCTAATAATGAATGGGGATCCTGCAGACACTGACAAGGCTGCTGAGGTCAAATGTTCTGCCGATGGAGAAGACAGTTCATTTGATCACAGTGAATATACAGAAAATCAATTCAGAATGATGGAGGAAAATGAACTGAGCCAGAAGGAGAGGAATGCACTGGCAAACAACTGTGACATGGAGAGTATCCAAAACTACAGCTCCTGGGAGGGAATATTCAAGAAGGAAATGGAGGCATGCAAACAAACGGTCAAAAACCTGAATAAACCAGCCAACTGTTACAAGTctgcaaaagaagaaaaagaatcaGCGAATGAGACCAGAGACACCCAGCATGGAcaagctgaggctgctgctgcaaaCACAAATGGTGCAACTGGCCTTGCACCTTGGCAAGATGGGGTACTTGACAGGTTAGGAAGAGAAGTTAATATTGGTGAGTATAACATGTATCTTGTGCACCATGGAACAATGTTGATCACCTTTGGCCAACTTGCTGCATGTACACCAAGAGAAAAGGATTTTGTTTATGGAAACCTGGAGCCTATAGAGGTTCAAACTGTTCGGTCATTTAATGTCCCTACAAGTTACAGAGCAAAACGCAGTCTTCTGAGGGACCCCATGCACAAACCACCGACTGAACACAAAACTGTTGATACCACCGAGCTTGGTGTGTCAGTTGAAGATTTACCGAAGTCTGATGAGGTTGCTGACACACTCCTGTGCTGCTTGGAAAATGAACTCAAAGGACACATGATATCCGAGAGCACAGCAACAGATGGCCTTTACAAAGATGTGGGAACACAGACGTACAACTTTGTCTCTGCTCCGTTCAAAGCCAATACATCACTGGCTGATGTCATAGCAGGTAAACCTCAACATCTTTACATCAATATCGAAACAGAGTCAGTCACCAGAAGACATAACAAAACAAGTTCAGCCTTCACTTACCTCTGTGGCCACGTGTTTCGCCGGGATGAATACTGCActcattttaaaaatgtgcatttAGACATACAAGCTTCTCTGAATGGTTGGTTCCAACAGCGGTGCCCCTTGGCTTACCTCGGCTGTACTTTTGCTCAGAACAGATTCCACCCTACCAGGCATCAAGCTGCAATCAATTACTGTCGAGATCTCAGAACCTTTGTCCTCCATCCAGTTGTACCTTCATCTCTCTGTGAAAGTGGGAAAATTATCAGCCCTTACAGAAAAACTGCTTCTGACTTGGATCCTCTGAGCAGTTTTCCACTTGAGATCCTTCAGCACATTGCTACTTACCTTGACAGTTTCACATTATCCCAGCTGTCTCAGGTATCCCATCTGATGAGAGAAGTGTGTGCTACATTGTTGCACGAGAGGGGCATGGTGTCTCTCAGTTGGGATAAAAAGACATATTCCAATGGAGGAACCTCATGGAAATGCCAAAAGAAA GTGTGGGAGTTCAGCTCTCTCTTTTCACCTGTGGACAGCTGGAGCTTCAGCAACAATCCTTCGATGTCAGATCACCTGAAAAGCTGCTCCTTCTACCAGAGAGAGGAGCGCAGCGAGCCCGTGGCATTAACCTGCCTGTGGGAGGCCAGAGACAAACACGGACATGTACAGCAGTAA
- the ttc36 gene encoding tetratricopeptide repeat protein 36, which translates to MASEHDRAVLQAIFNPTTPFGDVPGQHQEEELIDDDSGFDTELLKNVKELEMQGVSAAEAGDLQCALQRFSQAIQILPQRASAYNNRAQTLRLQGNTAGALEDLDRAINLSGVSGLSACQALVQRGLLHRLEHQDEKARADFEKAAALGSEFARQQAVLLNPYAALCNRMLSEAINKLRNPDIL; encoded by the exons ATGGCCTCAGAACATGACAGAGCTGTACTCCAGGCGATATTTAATCCCACCACCCCCTTTGGAGACGTCCCAGGCCAACACCAAGAGGAGGAATTAATCGATGATG ACAGTGGCTTTGACACAGAGTTGCTGAAAAATGTGAAAGAACTGGAGATGCAGGGCGTCTCGGCAGCAGAGGCTGGGGATTTGCAATGTGCACTTCAGCGGTTCAGCCAGGCAATCCAGATCCTGCCACAGCGAGCTTCGGCCTATAATAACCGGGCTCAGACCCTACGGCTGCAGgggaacacagcag GAGCTCTGGAGGATCTAGACCGAGCCATCAACCTGAGTGGCGTCAGTGGGCTAAGCGCATGCCAGGCTTTGGTCCAAAGAGGACTTCTCCATCGCTTAGAACATCAGGACGAGAAGGCCAGGGCTGATTTTGAGAAAGCAGCTGCACTTGGAAGTGAATTTGCTCGACAACAAGCAGTTTTACTAAATCCATATGCTGCTTTGTGCAACCGGATGCTGTCAGAAGCGATCAACAAACTGCGTAATCCTGACATTTTATAG